The following are encoded in a window of Polynucleobacter sp. AP-Kolm-20A-A1 genomic DNA:
- a CDS encoding DMT family transporter, with protein sequence MVNRESKGMLIGFIGILIFSLTLPVSKIAVLSFNPYFIAFGRALLAGLVALAYLLYKKEAIPSKVDFIKFVVISMGVVFGFPIFTTVAMTQGSSSHGAVILGMMPLATTVIGVLRFKERPSLGFWLVSFLGAGLVVLYALLKSSGSFTYIDGLLVLGGISACIGYVEGGELSRKMNPRAVISWALVISLPLNAVMAWLTYSPEYIHAGTIAWTSFVYLSLFPMFLGFFFWYEGLAIGGIARVSQVQLIQPFCTLVAASVLLGDSLTAMNFIFAMLVVSTVILGKRMLIKRA encoded by the coding sequence ATGGTGAATAGAGAAAGCAAGGGAATGCTAATTGGTTTTATTGGCATTTTGATATTTAGCTTAACGCTACCGGTAAGCAAGATTGCGGTTTTAAGCTTTAACCCCTATTTCATTGCATTTGGGAGAGCATTACTGGCAGGCCTAGTAGCGCTAGCCTATCTCCTTTATAAAAAAGAAGCCATTCCCAGCAAAGTAGATTTCATTAAGTTTGTAGTCATTTCTATGGGTGTTGTATTTGGCTTTCCAATTTTTACAACGGTTGCGATGACCCAAGGCTCGTCATCACACGGTGCAGTTATTTTGGGGATGATGCCTCTTGCCACAACCGTGATTGGGGTTCTGCGTTTTAAAGAGAGACCTTCACTAGGATTTTGGTTGGTTTCTTTCCTGGGTGCTGGCCTTGTGGTCTTGTATGCCCTGCTAAAGAGCTCGGGTAGCTTTACTTATATTGATGGTTTACTGGTATTGGGCGGTATCAGTGCATGCATTGGGTACGTGGAGGGCGGTGAGCTCTCCAGAAAGATGAATCCACGCGCAGTTATTTCATGGGCATTGGTAATTTCATTGCCTTTGAATGCTGTAATGGCATGGCTTACCTATAGCCCAGAATATATTCACGCTGGCACAATTGCTTGGACCAGTTTTGTTTATTTAAGCCTATTCCCTATGTTTCTGGGATTCTTTTTTTGGTACGAGGGGCTTGCAATTGGAGGCATTGCGCGCGTTAGCCAAGTGCAGTTGATACAACCCTTTTGTACATTAGTGGCCGCCAGCGTTTTGCTCGGTGATTCACTAACGGCGATGAACTTTATTTTCGCTATGTTAGTTGTGTCGACAGTTATTCTTGGAAAAAGAATGTTGATTAAAAGGGCGTAA
- a CDS encoding MOSC domain-containing protein has product MQSFSQVKVNAGLGIEGDRYALGVGAYSDTKPPKIRHISLIAMAGIEIANDWLKAGDEPIFDGAETRRNILLEGITANELNALVGKQFQLGEILLLGTELCAPCERPAQLLNRPSFMNAFEGRGGIRAEVLNSGNLQVGNKLLLPTENP; this is encoded by the coding sequence ATGCAAAGCTTCAGCCAGGTCAAGGTCAACGCCGGCTTGGGCATTGAAGGTGATCGCTATGCGCTTGGGGTCGGAGCCTACTCTGACACCAAACCCCCGAAGATTCGCCATATCAGCCTCATTGCCATGGCAGGCATAGAGATTGCAAATGATTGGCTCAAGGCGGGCGATGAACCAATTTTTGATGGGGCTGAAACGCGCCGTAATATTTTGCTTGAGGGAATCACGGCAAATGAGCTGAATGCTTTAGTTGGAAAACAATTCCAACTTGGAGAAATTCTATTGCTGGGTACCGAGCTTTGCGCGCCATGCGAAAGACCGGCCCAATTACTAAATAGACCAAGCTTTATGAATGCATTTGAAGGGCGTGGCGGCATCAGAGCTGAAGTTCTCAATTCAGGCAACCTTCAAGTTGGCAACAAGCTTCTTTTACCTACTGAAAATCCATGA
- a CDS encoding GNAT family N-acetyltransferase: protein MIEYRDNASITAEQAIDLYTRSTLGERRPINNVTTFEAMLKNANLTITAWDKEKLVGISRSLTDFAYVAYLADLAVDQQYQRSGIGKQLIEETKSRLGPECMIVLLAAPKANEYYEHIGFEHNPRAWTLKK, encoded by the coding sequence ATGATTGAATACCGCGATAACGCCAGTATCACTGCAGAGCAAGCCATTGATCTATACACGCGCTCAACACTGGGGGAGCGCCGCCCAATAAACAATGTCACAACATTCGAGGCGATGCTCAAAAATGCTAACCTCACCATTACCGCCTGGGATAAAGAGAAACTAGTAGGCATTTCTCGATCTCTGACGGACTTTGCCTATGTCGCCTATCTCGCCGATCTAGCCGTAGATCAACAGTACCAACGCTCAGGCATTGGTAAGCAATTGATTGAGGAAACTAAATCGCGACTTGGGCCAGAATGCATGATTGTGTTGCTAGCCGCGCCTAAAGCCAACGAGTATTACGAGCACATTGGCTTTGAACATAATCCCCGCGCCTGGACTCTAAAAAAATAA
- a CDS encoding histidine phosphatase family protein — translation MTITRFCLVRHGETDWNAEHRLQGHTDIDLNQHGLAQAKQMARALKRIELQFDVLYTSDLRRAAKTAQAIEELFAVSAITDAELRERNLGALQGLTTDEGPEQEPVLWKSHLSRNIEESLRGGESIQQFANRVHKVLEKIRNQHVGKTILLVSHGGTLDMMYRLASNQPLEAQKAVAVPNASLNWISHDGHRWKVDSWANTDHLEKSALDNLDL, via the coding sequence ATGACTATTACTCGCTTTTGCTTAGTACGCCATGGGGAAACCGACTGGAATGCCGAGCACCGCCTTCAGGGACATACCGATATTGACTTGAACCAGCATGGCTTGGCGCAAGCAAAACAAATGGCACGTGCACTCAAGCGCATCGAGCTCCAGTTTGATGTTCTATATACCAGCGACCTTCGCCGTGCCGCCAAGACCGCACAAGCTATTGAAGAATTGTTTGCGGTATCTGCAATCACCGATGCTGAACTCAGAGAGCGAAATTTGGGCGCACTTCAAGGACTCACTACCGATGAAGGCCCAGAGCAAGAACCCGTACTTTGGAAGTCGCACCTGAGCAGAAATATTGAAGAAAGCTTACGCGGTGGTGAGAGCATTCAACAATTTGCTAATCGAGTCCACAAAGTCCTTGAGAAAATCCGTAATCAGCACGTCGGAAAAACAATTTTGCTGGTTAGTCATGGTGGCACACTTGACATGATGTACCGACTTGCAAGCAATCAACCATTAGAAGCTCAAAAAGCTGTTGCAGTACCTAATGCATCCCTTAACTGGATTAGTCATGATGGCCATCGCTGGAAGGTTGATAGTTGGGCCAATACAGATCATCTGGAAAAATCGGCCCTAGATAATCTTGACCTCTGA
- a CDS encoding MipA/OmpV family protein: MKKIFYALTLIIAASVCIPAHAIDDVPDGLPDRIVGDIGGAIYTSNLHIGTEGTQSLVLPYAFFDYKRFFARIDEVGIKTFKLGYGYFEVIGKINLDTYKVKSSINGNVINRSDPIPLGLGTFQETPIGGFFVNAYHDFGKSKGGLYEFLYFAEIETYKKVVVYPQVGIERQSSQYANYYYGINPGESNLTGYGAYTAPATNNLLAGLMVEIPVVDNWYINIYGKRKWMGSGINNSPVMNRSFQDNIFAALAYRFK; this comes from the coding sequence ATGAAAAAGATTTTTTACGCACTGACTCTCATTATTGCAGCATCAGTATGCATTCCAGCCCACGCAATCGATGACGTGCCGGATGGGCTTCCTGATCGTATCGTTGGAGATATTGGCGGCGCTATTTACACCTCCAACTTACACATTGGGACAGAAGGAACGCAATCTCTAGTTCTTCCTTATGCCTTTTTTGACTACAAGCGTTTTTTTGCTCGAATCGATGAAGTGGGCATTAAAACATTCAAGCTGGGCTACGGCTATTTTGAGGTGATTGGGAAAATTAACTTAGACACCTACAAAGTAAAGTCGTCTATTAATGGAAATGTTATTAATCGAAGCGATCCGATTCCTCTGGGCTTGGGCACCTTTCAGGAAACCCCGATTGGTGGATTTTTTGTCAACGCCTATCATGACTTCGGAAAATCCAAAGGTGGGCTTTATGAATTTTTATATTTCGCCGAAATAGAAACTTATAAAAAAGTGGTGGTTTATCCTCAGGTCGGAATAGAAAGACAATCCAGTCAATATGCCAACTATTACTATGGCATCAACCCGGGGGAGTCGAACCTGACTGGCTACGGAGCCTATACAGCCCCAGCGACCAATAATCTTTTGGCAGGCCTCATGGTTGAAATTCCGGTGGTAGATAACTGGTACATCAACATCTATGGCAAGCGAAAATGGATGGGCAGTGGAATTAATAACAGCCCTGTTATGAATCGCTCATTCCAAGACAATATTTTTGCAGCGCTCGCTTATCGATTTAAATAA
- a CDS encoding sulfite exporter TauE/SafE family protein produces the protein MSELILQALVLGVLGLGAGVLGGVIGFGTTIILMPALVYFYGPIQAIPVIALVATVANLSRIFLWWSVINWRVCFVYSVTAIPFTILGVNTLIALNERLIEITLGFFLIALIPVRRWMRKKNFYLKLWQMSLVGACIGYLTGIVATTGAINTPFFLAFGLSKGAFLGTEAASTLSILFTKGITFHQLGFLNSIAIIQGLLIGSCVLVGSIFSKRIVLALPEKKFLLLMELVMLISGLSILAMSF, from the coding sequence TTGTCTGAGCTGATTCTTCAAGCCCTGGTTCTGGGGGTCTTGGGATTGGGCGCCGGCGTCTTAGGCGGTGTGATTGGCTTTGGCACAACAATCATCTTAATGCCCGCCTTGGTCTACTTTTATGGACCTATCCAGGCAATTCCGGTTATTGCCTTAGTTGCAACGGTGGCAAATCTTTCCCGAATATTTTTATGGTGGAGCGTTATCAATTGGCGGGTTTGCTTTGTCTATAGCGTAACTGCAATACCTTTCACCATTCTGGGCGTAAATACTTTAATTGCCCTTAACGAAAGATTAATTGAAATTACTTTAGGATTTTTCTTGATTGCGCTCATTCCAGTTCGTCGCTGGATGCGCAAAAAGAATTTTTACCTAAAACTTTGGCAAATGAGTTTGGTGGGTGCTTGCATTGGCTACCTTACTGGCATTGTTGCAACTACTGGCGCAATTAATACACCTTTCTTTCTGGCATTCGGCCTAAGTAAAGGTGCATTTTTAGGAACAGAGGCCGCTAGTACATTGTCGATTTTGTTTACCAAAGGAATTACTTTCCACCAGCTAGGTTTTTTAAATTCCATTGCCATTATTCAAGGGCTGCTGATAGGTAGTTGCGTATTAGTCGGCTCTATTTTCTCTAAGCGAATTGTTCTCGCATTGCCGGAAAAGAAATTTTTATTGCTAATGGAGTTGGTGATGCTGATCTCGGGCCTTTCAATTTTGGCCATGTCTTTTTAA
- a CDS encoding MAPEG family protein gives MLLITSIIASVLTIIFIKLSFAVIGLRRKNKVGLGNGGHEDLERAIRAQGNFAEYVPFGIILIACLELNGAPWWLVATPGVTLIIGRLIHAIGINEPPPDFSKRVLGMKFTFSTLITLVAINLGWALYKLFLI, from the coding sequence ATGTTACTCATTACCTCAATCATCGCCTCTGTTTTAACCATCATTTTTATCAAACTCTCTTTTGCTGTTATTGGCCTTCGCAGGAAGAATAAGGTTGGTTTAGGTAACGGCGGCCATGAAGATCTTGAGAGGGCTATTCGGGCTCAGGGCAACTTTGCTGAGTACGTTCCTTTTGGGATCATATTGATTGCTTGTTTGGAGTTAAATGGCGCCCCTTGGTGGTTGGTTGCAACCCCTGGTGTCACCCTAATTATTGGGCGCTTGATTCACGCGATAGGAATTAACGAGCCTCCGCCTGATTTCAGTAAGCGGGTGCTGGGGATGAAATTTACGTTCAGCACTCTGATCACATTAGTTGCGATCAATTTGGGTTGGGCTCTTTATAAGTTGTTTCTGATATAG
- a CDS encoding haloacid dehalogenase type II gives MYKLIAFDAYGTLFDVYSMGQLAEELFPGHGQAFALMWRDRQIEYTRLVTMSDPNANGSKHYLPFWELTIRSLRYVCKRMSLNLTPEYEKRLMDQYAKLTGFEDSLTVLKTIKDKGLSTAILSNGSREMLATVVDSNGLQSYLDKVVTVEDVRLFKTAPQAYELLLKAFPVKKEEVLFVSSNAWDALAAKWFGFDVFWVNRLGHPFEEIGEKPNYEGSSLSKVLEVI, from the coding sequence ATGTATAAGCTCATTGCCTTTGACGCCTACGGCACATTGTTTGATGTTTACTCTATGGGGCAATTGGCAGAAGAATTATTTCCGGGGCATGGCCAAGCCTTTGCCTTGATGTGGCGTGACCGTCAAATCGAGTACACCCGTTTAGTGACGATGAGTGACCCTAATGCCAATGGTAGCAAGCACTACCTTCCGTTTTGGGAGCTAACCATTCGCTCATTGCGGTATGTCTGTAAGCGTATGAGCTTGAACCTTACGCCTGAATATGAAAAGAGGCTGATGGATCAGTATGCCAAGCTCACCGGCTTTGAAGATAGCTTGACCGTTCTTAAAACAATTAAAGATAAAGGACTATCGACTGCAATTTTATCTAACGGAAGCAGGGAAATGTTGGCAACCGTAGTTGATAGCAATGGTTTGCAGTCTTATCTAGATAAGGTTGTAACGGTTGAAGATGTGCGACTATTTAAAACCGCCCCTCAGGCTTATGAGCTTTTACTAAAAGCATTTCCTGTGAAGAAAGAAGAAGTTCTGTTTGTCTCTAGTAACGCATGGGATGCTCTGGCTGCCAAGTGGTTTGGTTTTGATGTGTTCTGGGTTAATCGCTTGGGCCACCCATTTGAAGAGATTGGCGAAAAGCCTAACTATGAAGGTAGCTCGCTTAGTAAAGTATTAGAAGTGATCTAA
- a CDS encoding tautomerase family protein, translating to MPLVRIDLSNKHSESFARQVGDIVYNVMREQINVPEDDKFQIITRHDSMELNIPKSYLGIEYSEGIIFIQATISFGRTVEVKKNLYKAICGSLVQTLGVRPQDVFINLLEVDKENWSFGNGEMQYADKD from the coding sequence ATGCCGTTGGTCAGAATTGATTTAAGCAATAAACACTCTGAAAGCTTTGCTCGGCAAGTTGGCGATATTGTTTACAACGTCATGCGAGAACAAATCAATGTTCCTGAAGACGATAAGTTTCAAATAATTACTAGGCACGATTCAATGGAGCTCAATATTCCCAAAAGCTATCTGGGAATTGAATATTCCGAGGGAATCATTTTTATTCAGGCGACGATCAGCTTTGGCCGAACTGTTGAAGTTAAAAAGAACTTATATAAAGCAATCTGTGGATCCTTGGTTCAAACGCTTGGGGTTAGGCCTCAAGATGTCTTCATTAATTTACTTGAAGTGGACAAAGAAAACTGGTCATTTGGTAATGGTGAGATGCAATACGCAGATAAGGATTAA
- a CDS encoding heavy-metal-associated domain-containing protein translates to METINLTVSGMTCGACVKHVEKAINSIAGVQKVEVDLASGAVKVEGNISQQVKEIIAALEEDGYPAKISSDASPQAKAKSGSCKSGTSCCCN, encoded by the coding sequence ATGGAAACAATCAATTTAACGGTAAGTGGAATGACTTGTGGTGCTTGCGTAAAGCATGTTGAAAAAGCCATTAATTCAATTGCTGGGGTGCAAAAGGTTGAGGTAGATCTTGCCTCTGGCGCAGTCAAGGTTGAAGGCAATATCTCGCAACAGGTAAAAGAGATTATTGCGGCATTAGAAGAGGATGGTTATCCCGCAAAGATCAGTTCTGATGCATCGCCTCAAGCAAAGGCTAAGAGTGGTTCTTGTAAGAGTGGCACAAGTTGTTGCTGTAACTAA
- a CDS encoding Crp/Fnr family transcriptional regulator: protein MFPYQPPLYELIIRSIIQRAYDLNHMDIYIPELLKELLPKGLLGQCHAHHFEKGDYLFHQGKKPEYMFFIVSGEAVLTRISSHGEPTTLQRCKGGFVSEASLLVDAYHCDVIATHNGQAITLPIKSLREALADSKFSMKWVQLLSKEIMRLRTQSERLGLKDIRSKLIHLIETEGKQGVLTLQSDFKSMASEIGVTHEALYRAIATLEKEGLLEKHPDSLELLKKK from the coding sequence TTGTTTCCATACCAACCTCCTTTGTATGAATTGATTATTCGCTCAATCATCCAAAGAGCGTATGATTTAAATCATATGGACATTTATATTCCTGAACTGCTAAAGGAGCTCCTGCCCAAAGGACTATTGGGGCAATGTCATGCCCATCACTTTGAAAAAGGTGATTACCTTTTCCATCAGGGCAAAAAACCTGAATACATGTTCTTTATTGTTTCGGGCGAAGCTGTTCTTACGAGAATCAGTAGCCATGGAGAGCCCACTACATTACAAAGATGTAAGGGTGGCTTTGTCAGTGAAGCCAGTTTGTTAGTAGATGCTTATCACTGTGATGTTATTGCGACTCACAATGGACAAGCGATCACGCTACCCATTAAATCTTTAAGAGAAGCACTCGCCGATAGCAAGTTCTCAATGAAATGGGTGCAGTTGCTAAGCAAAGAGATCATGCGCCTTCGAACACAATCTGAACGATTGGGACTCAAAGACATTCGCAGTAAATTAATTCATCTGATTGAGACCGAAGGCAAACAAGGCGTATTGACACTTCAGTCTGATTTCAAATCCATGGCTTCAGAGATCGGCGTTACGCATGAGGCGTTATATAGGGCTATCGCCACATTAGAAAAAGAAGGTCTACTAGAAAAACATCCTGATTCCTTGGAATTGCTAAAGAAAAAATAA
- the pal gene encoding peptidoglycan-associated lipoprotein Pal, whose protein sequence is MFKFLKILPLALLVLFVSACSSVKLDDANGVAEVNAKGSMTYDPIGDPKSSVYGKRSIYFEFDSFTVDPKYVSTISAHASYLKAFQRQKASIIIQGNTDDRGTAEYNLALGQKRSEAVKKALLAQGVSESQLEAVSFGKEKPANPAQTEAAFKENRRADFVYQ, encoded by the coding sequence ATGTTTAAATTTTTAAAAATATTGCCTTTGGCGCTATTGGTTTTATTCGTCTCTGCCTGTAGTAGCGTCAAGTTAGATGACGCCAATGGGGTGGCTGAAGTTAATGCGAAGGGCTCTATGACTTACGACCCCATTGGTGATCCAAAGTCTAGTGTGTATGGTAAGCGCTCAATCTATTTTGAGTTTGATAGCTTTACCGTAGATCCAAAATATGTTTCAACAATCTCAGCACATGCCTCCTACTTAAAAGCATTTCAAAGGCAAAAAGCATCGATCATTATTCAAGGCAATACCGATGATCGCGGAACGGCTGAATACAACCTAGCCTTGGGCCAAAAGCGATCTGAAGCCGTTAAGAAGGCCCTGCTCGCACAAGGCGTCAGCGAATCTCAGTTAGAGGCGGTTAGCTTTGGTAAAGAAAAGCCAGCTAACCCAGCTCAGACAGAGGCGGCATTTAAAGAAAATCGTCGCGCTGATTTTGTCTATCAATAA
- a CDS encoding response regulator: MASILVVDDEMGIRELLNEILTDEGHTVYAAESAVQARTIREQMRPDLVLLDIWMPDTDGITLLKEWSKTGQLTMPVVMMSGHATIDTAVEATRIGALNFLEKPIALQKLLKTVSKALESSPKYVEPEEKAVSPTANATAAPKPASSEAASAAPEGEYISGIAKTYFDLPLREARDLFEKAYFEHQMQIMGGSMTKISEYTGLERTHLYRKLKALGIDTSRNKSES, translated from the coding sequence ATGGCTAGTATTTTGGTTGTTGATGATGAGATGGGAATTCGTGAGCTCCTCAATGAGATCCTCACGGATGAGGGCCATACTGTTTATGCAGCAGAAAGTGCCGTTCAAGCTCGCACCATTCGTGAACAAATGCGCCCTGATCTTGTATTGCTGGATATTTGGATGCCAGACACCGATGGCATTACTTTATTAAAAGAGTGGTCTAAAACCGGCCAGCTCACCATGCCTGTTGTGATGATGTCAGGTCACGCAACAATTGATACTGCAGTTGAGGCAACACGTATTGGCGCTCTAAATTTTTTAGAAAAACCAATTGCACTACAAAAGCTTTTGAAAACGGTGAGCAAAGCATTGGAGAGCTCCCCAAAATATGTAGAGCCCGAAGAAAAGGCGGTCTCACCAACCGCAAATGCGACTGCTGCTCCTAAGCCAGCAAGCTCGGAGGCGGCATCTGCCGCACCAGAGGGTGAGTACATCAGTGGTATCGCAAAAACCTATTTTGACCTCCCTTTAAGAGAGGCTAGAGATTTGTTTGAAAAGGCTTACTTTGAGCACCAAATGCAAATCATGGGCGGCAGTATGACCAAGATTTCTGAATACACCGGCCTAGAGCGAACCCACCTATATCGCAAGCTCAAAGCCTTGGGAATTGATACCTCTCGCAATAAGAGCGAAAGCTAA
- a CDS encoding ATP-binding protein has protein sequence MRSTTSLLNAGFFTSKAWRKKAIPIAIGLIGAFALLLLVLLSIASSNTEFFDNYFIWLYAANVVIGVCLTLVILILVAVIAVRWYRGHFGTRLIAKLAMIFALVGIVPGLILYGVSLQFVSRSIETWFDVKVESALNSGLELARVTLRVAQEEILAEGNFIAEQIVQAPAGATSDQVGTTVMKIRNQFGIQEVSLFNMQRNLILTSELRPKKYFPAPSAEVVAEAFKKKGVTFLDQIEVEGGQRGYRVRAIIPIVRKKLAHSKLDSGKEADDKYFLQLVRYIPTPFAKNIFAVETAYSEYQEKALGRTGLRKMFVGTLTLTLFFAVFVAITLALMLGRQLARPLLMLLRGTQAVAQGDLSPKPELDTGDELGMLTRQFNVMTRQLADTRTSLQESKAFLERVLGSLTAGVCIFDKSYNVVSSNAGADRIFGQDLTYLDGKPLSNSPALVEFEEAVKEGFATMKLAVAGEGSPTQGAPLNAPVWQKQIQLHSTNEFENELGITLFVRGTELTGDLRMVVFDDITDVVSAQRSIAWSEVARRLAHEIKNPLTPIQLSAERLQHKLAGKLSPEQEEMINRSTETIIGQVQAMKEMVNDFRDFAKTPSPQLKPISINTLTSEILGLYEGSPLRTQLDPRCPNIMGDPTQLRQVIHNLLQNAQDATLEGPRPKEPVEVKTELVPYGEHNGAAQSAVRLTISDCGVGFPAKILARAFEPYVTTKSKGTGLGLAVVKKIVDDHSAKIEIRNRMHGEDVVGAQVSILFMNLAKEAA, from the coding sequence ATGAGATCGACAACATCTCTTCTTAATGCCGGCTTTTTTACTTCCAAAGCTTGGAGAAAAAAAGCCATTCCAATTGCGATTGGTTTGATTGGCGCTTTTGCTTTACTCCTTTTAGTTTTGCTTTCTATTGCATCATCGAATACAGAGTTTTTTGATAACTACTTTATTTGGTTGTATGCCGCCAACGTGGTGATTGGCGTTTGCCTTACTTTGGTTATTTTGATTCTGGTAGCGGTAATTGCTGTGCGCTGGTATCGGGGACATTTTGGTACGCGCCTCATTGCAAAGCTAGCCATGATTTTTGCTTTGGTTGGTATTGTCCCCGGCTTAATTTTGTATGGCGTCTCTCTCCAGTTCGTTTCTCGAAGTATTGAAACTTGGTTTGATGTGAAAGTTGAGTCAGCCCTTAACTCCGGCCTGGAGTTGGCACGCGTTACCTTAAGGGTTGCTCAAGAAGAGATTTTGGCCGAGGGAAACTTCATTGCGGAGCAGATTGTTCAAGCTCCGGCCGGCGCAACCTCTGATCAAGTTGGCACTACGGTTATGAAGATTCGTAACCAATTCGGCATTCAAGAAGTAAGTCTTTTCAATATGCAACGTAATTTGATCTTAACTAGCGAGTTAAGACCTAAAAAATATTTTCCTGCGCCCAGTGCAGAAGTCGTCGCAGAGGCATTTAAAAAGAAAGGCGTTACCTTTTTAGATCAAATTGAGGTAGAGGGTGGGCAGCGCGGCTACCGAGTAAGAGCAATTATCCCGATAGTTCGAAAAAAACTGGCTCATAGCAAATTAGATTCGGGCAAAGAGGCCGACGATAAATATTTTTTACAACTAGTTCGCTATATACCAACCCCATTTGCAAAGAATATTTTTGCGGTTGAGACTGCCTATAGTGAATATCAAGAAAAGGCCTTAGGCCGCACTGGCCTGCGCAAAATGTTTGTCGGCACCTTAACGCTGACTTTGTTCTTTGCCGTCTTTGTAGCCATTACGCTCGCACTCATGCTGGGCCGCCAACTGGCGCGACCGCTCTTGATGCTATTGAGGGGCACGCAAGCGGTTGCACAAGGGGACTTGTCGCCCAAGCCAGAATTAGATACTGGGGATGAGCTGGGTATGCTTACGCGCCAATTTAATGTGATGACGCGCCAATTGGCGGATACGCGCACTTCCTTACAGGAGTCCAAGGCCTTTTTGGAGAGGGTGCTTGGTAGCTTAACTGCAGGTGTTTGTATCTTCGATAAAAGTTACAACGTAGTGTCTAGCAATGCCGGCGCAGATCGTATTTTTGGCCAGGACCTGACTTATCTGGATGGAAAGCCCCTAAGTAACAGCCCTGCATTGGTCGAGTTTGAAGAGGCTGTGAAGGAGGGCTTTGCCACGATGAAGTTGGCAGTGGCAGGAGAGGGTTCACCCACGCAGGGCGCCCCACTAAACGCCCCTGTGTGGCAAAAACAAATTCAACTTCACAGCACCAACGAATTTGAAAATGAATTAGGCATTACTTTGTTTGTGCGTGGCACAGAGCTTACTGGTGATTTACGTATGGTGGTATTTGATGACATCACCGATGTGGTTAGTGCGCAAAGATCAATTGCTTGGAGCGAAGTTGCTAGACGCTTGGCCCATGAAATTAAAAACCCACTCACGCCAATTCAGCTCTCAGCCGAGAGATTGCAGCATAAGCTTGCTGGCAAGCTAAGCCCAGAGCAAGAAGAGATGATTAATCGCAGTACCGAAACTATTATTGGTCAAGTGCAGGCGATGAAGGAAATGGTGAATGACTTCAGAGATTTTGCAAAGACCCCATCACCACAGCTAAAGCCAATCTCCATCAATACTCTGACATCTGAAATTTTGGGCTTATATGAGGGCAGCCCATTGCGCACCCAACTTGATCCGCGCTGCCCAAATATCATGGGTGATCCTACCCAGCTAAGGCAGGTTATCCATAATTTGTTGCAAAATGCACAAGATGCCACGCTCGAGGGCCCTCGCCCAAAAGAGCCGGTAGAGGTTAAAACCGAGTTAGTTCCTTATGGTGAGCACAATGGCGCAGCGCAAAGTGCGGTCCGTTTAACAATAAGTGATTGTGGAGTTGGATTTCCAGCTAAGATATTGGCAAGAGCATTTGAGCCCTACGTCACCACAAAGAGTAAAGGCACGGGATTAGGTTTAGCGGTAGTGAAAAAAATTGTTGATGATCACTCTGCCAAAATCGAAATACGAAACCGTATGCACGGAGAAGACGTGGTTGGTGCGCAAGTATCAATATTGTTTATGAATCTAGCAAAAGAGGCCGCCTAA
- a CDS encoding DUF4390 domain-containing protein → MSQRIKQFIFLCLMAASVFSTAVNAEGIKIKSFELERVDNDWLLNASFQIELSPGLEDAVQKGVVLYFQTEFDLSRSRWYWFDEKPAIAQRQTRLSYQPLTQQYRIASDGLTFSARTIAEALQGAGSIGGWRVADNSQLDPSKLYTASLRMTLDLSKLPKPFQVNALNNRDWSVSSDWLRFPLSPSGPNLIKR, encoded by the coding sequence ATGAGCCAAAGAATTAAACAATTCATCTTTTTATGTTTGATGGCAGCGTCTGTTTTCTCAACAGCCGTCAACGCAGAAGGAATCAAGATCAAATCCTTTGAGTTGGAAAGGGTGGATAACGATTGGCTATTAAATGCCAGTTTTCAAATTGAACTTTCTCCAGGCCTTGAAGATGCCGTGCAAAAAGGAGTGGTACTTTATTTTCAAACGGAGTTTGATTTGTCCCGCTCCCGCTGGTATTGGTTTGATGAAAAGCCAGCCATTGCTCAAAGACAAACGCGTTTGTCATATCAACCCCTTACTCAGCAATATCGCATCGCATCTGATGGGCTGACATTTTCCGCAAGAACAATTGCGGAGGCTTTACAGGGCGCGGGCAGTATTGGTGGTTGGCGCGTTGCAGACAATTCACAACTTGACCCTAGCAAGCTCTATACCGCTAGCTTGAGAATGACTTTGGATTTAAGCAAGTTACCCAAGCCATTTCAGGTAAATGCTCTTAATAACCGCGACTGGAGCGTTTCGAGCGATTGGTTGCGCTTCCCGCTTTCGCCTTCGGGCCCAAACTTAATTAAACGATGA